A section of the Pseudomonas fluorescens genome encodes:
- a CDS encoding ABC transporter ATP-binding protein has translation MPTLDLHHLAWAPLGHGHCHHQFQLRDASLQVGAGEFVGLIGPNGSGKTSLLRCAYRFSKPDQGEVRLDHQNVWKQSSRWCAQRIAVVLQEFPDAFGLRVDEVVAMGRTPHKGLFDSDTLLDRQLTQRALESVGLLGFEDHAFATLSGGEKQRVILARALAQQPQLLILDEPTNHLDPRYQLELLKLVKRLQIGTLASIHDLNLAAAFCDRLYVINHGQIVASGTPHEVLTAKLLREVFGVEALIDTHPLSGYPRITWITQP, from the coding sequence ATGCCCACTCTAGACCTTCACCACCTCGCCTGGGCCCCACTGGGCCACGGCCACTGCCATCACCAGTTCCAACTGCGTGATGCCAGCCTGCAAGTGGGTGCGGGGGAGTTTGTCGGGCTGATCGGGCCCAATGGCAGCGGCAAGACCAGCCTGTTGCGCTGCGCCTATCGCTTCAGCAAACCCGACCAGGGTGAAGTGCGCCTCGATCACCAGAACGTCTGGAAGCAATCTTCACGCTGGTGCGCCCAGCGCATCGCCGTGGTGCTGCAAGAGTTTCCCGACGCCTTCGGCCTGCGGGTCGACGAAGTGGTCGCCATGGGGCGCACACCCCACAAAGGGCTGTTCGACAGCGATACGTTGCTCGACCGCCAACTGACTCAACGCGCCCTCGAGTCCGTCGGCCTGCTGGGCTTTGAAGACCACGCCTTTGCCACCCTCTCCGGTGGTGAAAAACAGCGGGTGATCCTGGCCCGTGCCCTGGCCCAGCAGCCGCAACTGCTGATCCTCGACGAGCCGACCAACCACCTCGACCCACGCTACCAGTTGGAGCTGCTGAAGCTGGTCAAGCGCCTGCAGATCGGCACCCTGGCCAGCATCCACGACCTCAACCTGGCCGCAGCCTTCTGTGATCGCCTGTACGTGATCAACCACGGGCAGATCGTTGCCAGCGGCACGCCCCATGAAGTACTGACCGCAAAACTGCTGCGCGAGGTGTTCGGTGTCGAGGCACTGATCGATACCCATCCACTTTCCGGCTACCCGCGAATCACCTGGATAACCCAACCATGA
- a CDS encoding PepSY-associated TM helix domain-containing protein, translated as MNPPKMSFYNLAWRWHFYAGLFVAPFMVLLAVTGIIYLFKPQLDPLMYGQLLTVQPAEQALSADEQLQRVKAAYPQATLSKYLPPTGATGSAQFVLLDAGNELTVFIDPYRGNVLGEQDAKYNLQAIVRALHGELMIGTTGDRLIELAAGWGVMLVVSGLYLWWPRGRSGAGILWPRLGSRGRLFWRDLHAVTGFWGAAFLLLMILSGLTWTGFWGKQYADLWNRFPAAMWNDVPLSDQQARRLNTATQQTVPWALENTPMPLSGEHAEHRQHGGMNHGPAAPAISLQQVVDLATARQVEPGYSITFPTTATGVFTVAVFANDPRNDATLHIDQYSGKVLADVRWEHYNTVARVTESGVMLHEGKMFGVVNQIIVLLVCLMILLSSVSGVVIWWKRRPQGGLGVPPLRHDLPKWKTAMLIMLGLAIIFPLVGASLIVVWVLDRLVLARFFKPRESASSSA; from the coding sequence CGGGCTGTTTGTCGCCCCCTTCATGGTGTTGCTGGCAGTGACCGGCATCATCTACCTGTTCAAGCCCCAGCTTGACCCACTGATGTACGGCCAGTTGCTCACCGTGCAGCCTGCCGAGCAGGCCCTCAGCGCCGATGAACAACTGCAACGGGTCAAGGCCGCCTACCCCCAGGCCACGCTCAGCAAATACCTGCCGCCCACGGGCGCCACCGGCAGTGCGCAATTTGTGCTGCTCGACGCGGGCAACGAGCTGACCGTTTTCATCGACCCGTACCGCGGCAACGTACTCGGCGAACAGGACGCCAAATACAACCTGCAGGCCATCGTCCGCGCACTGCACGGTGAGTTGATGATCGGCACCACCGGCGACCGCCTGATTGAACTCGCGGCGGGCTGGGGCGTGATGCTGGTGGTCTCCGGCCTGTACCTGTGGTGGCCCCGCGGCAGGTCGGGCGCCGGGATCCTGTGGCCGCGCCTGGGCAGTCGCGGGCGCCTGTTCTGGCGGGACCTGCATGCGGTCACCGGGTTCTGGGGGGCCGCCTTTTTGCTGCTGATGATCCTCAGCGGCCTGACCTGGACCGGCTTCTGGGGCAAGCAGTACGCCGACCTGTGGAACCGCTTTCCGGCGGCGATGTGGAACGATGTGCCGCTGTCCGACCAACAGGCCCGCCGCCTCAACACCGCAACCCAACAGACCGTCCCCTGGGCCCTGGAAAACACCCCCATGCCCCTGTCCGGCGAGCATGCCGAACACAGGCAGCACGGCGGCATGAATCACGGCCCGGCCGCCCCGGCGATCAGCCTGCAACAGGTCGTGGATTTGGCCACCGCGCGCCAGGTCGAGCCGGGCTACAGCATCACCTTCCCCACCACGGCCACGGGCGTGTTCACCGTCGCGGTATTCGCCAACGACCCGCGCAATGACGCGACCCTGCATATCGACCAATACAGCGGCAAGGTCCTCGCCGATGTGCGCTGGGAACACTACAACACCGTGGCACGGGTCACCGAGTCCGGGGTGATGTTGCACGAGGGCAAGATGTTCGGCGTGGTCAACCAGATCATCGTGCTGCTGGTGTGCCTGATGATCCTGCTGAGTTCGGTCAGCGGCGTGGTGATCTGGTGGAAGCGCCGGCCACAGGGCGGCCTGGGGGTTCCGCCACTGCGCCATGACCTGCCGAAGTGGAAAACCGCGATGCTGATCATGCTGGGCCTGGCGATCATTTTCCCGTTGGTCGGCGCGTCGCTGATCGTGGTGTGGGTATTGGATCGTCTGGTGTTGGCGCGTTTTTTCAAGCCACGTGAATCGGCCTCATCTTCTGCATGA